The stretch of DNA AAACCAAGGCCTTCGTGTACTGGTGACGATAGCAGCGACATCAAAAACATGCACAAAAGAGGCATTTTCTCCTGTAAGAAGGTATCTCTCACCCAGTCTACCTTTGTGCATTGCAGCTATGTGTCCGTTAACCACATCCTCAACATGGCTAAATGAGAATTTGTCCTTCCCAGAGCCCACATAGCCAGGTAAGCGCCCATTAAAACGCTCAATCATCTGAGAAGAcggaaaaataataattttttgatgaaaagGGGCACAACCTTCTGAATAGCATGATTAGAACTATACAGCAGTTATCCATAACAGGGAAGAGAGGGTAAGAATCGAACGACTAACagaaaatatatttattcacaCAGAAAGTACAAGATTCATTTAAGGAGTTTGTTGCTCACACAAGCTGTCAATAAGAGACCATAAAGGGCTATTGTATAAAGGAATTCCAACCATAGAGCCTTATTGATATTTTGCACATACCTGTTCTGGATTGATATAATTTAGGGATGAAAAATCAGACGACGTTGATGAAAAGAAGCCACATTAATTAATATTCAGAACCTGTAACTCATGTTCATATAGGATGTGAAGGTCACTTCCAACGTGTATGTGTAACCAGGCCATGAGGCCAAAAAGGGAGAGGAGGATACAAATAGCTCCTTCAATTCAAATTCTGTAGACATAATTGAAGTCAAAGTTCATCACAAATATCTGTCAAGAACTGAGAGAATGAATGGAAATTCTATGATTTATCCATATCCAAGGAACTAGAGAacttgaacattttttttttttctttttggtaagtaGTATGtattgaaaagaagaaagaagagaaagggttTACAGAAAAAAGTGGCAGCCCTAGAATCCCAGACACATGCCTAAAGAAAGGACAGGGCCCCACAACACACATGGGGGACAGCCCCCATCAACAAATGGAATCGAGCAAGATAGAGTTCATTCTATAATAAACTTCATGATCCTTATCATATCTTACAAGACCTTATCACTTTATAAGATTAATTCAGCCATACCAGTATTGATGTAAGCTATAAATTTTCCATCACTAAGTCATATGTTCAAGTCATTCTCCAAAAATGTTCCTTTGAAGTCCTCCTAatcttatcatcatcatcaatattttccttctttcggtaatatttattttttccgtTGCCTTGAACATCAATACTGTACTAGTTTGAGCTAGTTCTTCATTACAGTCCCGTGAACCAACTGAAATTGCAGGCCAATTTAGTGGGCAACTGTAAAAGCTTCCAGTCATTAGCAGAAATAAGTAATGAAATCATACCATGCGGGCCATGACATTTCCAGCAGTGACCTTGCCAGGCCCATAAATAACACCAGGGTAAACGACCACAATGGGCAACCCGTCTGCTGCAGCTTGTAAAGCGATCTTATCGGCGAGGAGCTTCGATTTCTCATACTGGGTACAGAAGAACTTCTCGGGATGAATCTGTCATTATTGGAAATTTAATACGTCTAGCTAAATGAACCACAAGAGatgtaaaattgaagaacaGAGATATTGGAAATGGGGATTGAAATTGCAGAAGAAGACTAGTAAGAGTAACTGACTTGGGTCTCATCGGCGATGAAACCATCCGTGGGGCCAAGAGCGAAGAAGGATGAAGTGTAAATGATCTTCTCAACTGTCGCCGTCTCCCTACATGCTTGCAGTACATTCTTGAGACCACCAACATTGACCTAATAACGGATCTCATTTAAATTTTAGAGTTTAATGGTAACTTCGATAACTATTCAGTACAACTAGAAAGAGATTGAAGAGGGGAGGATGGGAAGGGGGTGCATACAGAGAAGAATTTTGAAGGGTCCGGGAGCCATGGTTCAACTAGGGCAGCAACGTGAAAGACAACTTCGCAGCCTGCGAAGGCCCTGAGCAGAGCTGGGTAGTCGTTGACATGGCCATAAGCAAGCTCAAGGGCTCCTCCTTGGCCTCCATCTTG from Macadamia integrifolia cultivar HAES 741 unplaced genomic scaffold, SCU_Mint_v3 scaffold86, whole genome shotgun sequence encodes:
- the LOC122070219 gene encoding putative dihydroflavonol 4-reductase isoform X1, whose translation is MKVLVTGATGYLGEKLCRRLLKEGHAVRAFVRPTSDLSSLPPHGQDGGQGGALELAYGHVNDYPALLRAFAGCEVVFHVAALVEPWLPDPSKFFSVNVGGLKNVLQACRETATVEKIIYTSSFFALGPTDGFIADETQIHPEKFFCTQYEKSKLLADKIALQAAADGLPIVVVYPGVIYGPGKVTAGNVMARMMIERFNGRLPGYVGSGKDKFSFSHVEDVVNGHIAAMHKGRLGERYLLTGENASFVHVFDVAAIVTSTRRPWFHIPMWMVEAYGWVSILLSRITGKLPLISPPTVYTLRHQWAYSCEKAKVELGYNPRSLKEGLEEVLSLLKSSGLITY
- the LOC122070219 gene encoding putative dihydroflavonol 4-reductase isoform X2, whose product is MKVLVTGATGYLGEKLCRRLLKEGHAVRAFVRPTSDLSSLPPHGQDGGQGGALELAYGHVNDYPALLRAFAGCEVVFHVAALVEPWLPDPSKFFSVNVGGLKNVLQACRETATVEKIIYTSSFFALGPTDGFIADETQIHPEKFFCTQYEKSKLLADKIALQAAADGLPIVVVYPGVIYGPGKVTAGNVMARMMIERFNGRLPGYVGSGKDKFSFSHVEDVVNGHIAAMHKGRLGERYLLTGENASFVHVFDVAAIVTSTRRPWFHIPMWMVEAYGWVSILLSRITGKLPLISPPSIL